One window of the Candidatus Neomarinimicrobiota bacterium genome contains the following:
- the speB gene encoding agmatinase, with product MMAPRFRDVATFMRVPYVEDFSSIDIAFVGVPFDGAVTNRPGARHGPRQVRDMSSMMRTTHHVTKINPYDLCRIGDVGDVPLTNIYDLTEVNRQIASFYKELVKNNLIPLSIGGDHSITYPIFQAVAQDGPIGMVHIDAHTDTWDQWMGSKLNHGAPFRRAVEDGLLDPKRTIQVGIRGAQNSDEGWKFSQDSGMRVIFIEEFRELGVKGVLNEIESVIGEEKSYLSFDIDSIDPVYAPGTGTPEIGGLTPYEGQQIIRGLRHKNLVGADVVEVSPPFDQSGNTALVAATLVYEILCILSENVSDN from the coding sequence ATGATGGCACCGCGTTTTCGCGATGTAGCTACCTTTATGCGAGTGCCATATGTGGAAGATTTTTCTTCCATTGACATTGCGTTTGTTGGTGTCCCCTTTGACGGCGCTGTAACCAACCGACCCGGCGCCAGGCACGGTCCGAGACAGGTGCGAGACATGTCCAGTATGATGCGTACCACCCACCACGTCACTAAGATCAACCCCTACGATCTTTGCAGAATCGGTGACGTGGGTGACGTTCCTCTCACCAACATTTATGATCTAACTGAGGTTAACAGACAGATCGCCTCATTCTATAAAGAGTTGGTAAAAAATAATCTTATCCCACTTTCCATTGGTGGGGATCATTCTATTACCTACCCTATCTTTCAGGCAGTGGCTCAAGACGGACCCATCGGTATGGTGCACATCGACGCTCATACTGATACCTGGGACCAATGGATGGGATCAAAACTGAATCACGGGGCACCGTTCCGCCGTGCTGTGGAAGATGGATTGTTGGACCCGAAAAGGACCATTCAGGTCGGTATCCGGGGAGCTCAGAACTCTGACGAAGGGTGGAAATTCTCCCAAGACTCAGGTATGAGAGTTATCTTTATTGAGGAGTTCAGAGAGCTTGGTGTTAAGGGTGTTTTAAATGAGATTGAATCTGTTATTGGAGAGGAGAAAAGTTATCTTTCCTTCGATATAGATTCTATTGACCCCGTCTATGCCCCCGGCACAGGGACGCCGGAGATCGGAGGACTAACACCGTACGAAGGTCAACAGATAATCCGTGGATTGAGACACAAAAATCTAGTAGGAGCTGATGTGGTGGAGGTGAGCCCTCCCTTTGATCAGTCAGGAAACACAGCATTGGTAGCGGCCACACTTGTTTATGAAATCCTCTGTATTCTGTCTGAGAACGTGAGTGATAATTGA
- a CDS encoding glycosyl hydrolase — translation MKNHKSPFIILLATALLSTSLTAQSKSVWTDENFSGLKLRSIGPALMAGRIADIAIHPHDDNIWYVAVGSGNVWKTVNAGVTWTPIFDDQGSYSTGTVTIDPNNPETVWLGTGENVGGRHMGYGDGIYRSDDGGQSWTNMGLKESEHISRIIVHPNNANIIWVAAQGPLWSKGGERGVFKSIDGGNKWKQVLGDKEWVGATEMVIDPRDPERLYAATWQRHRTIAAYMGGGPGTALYKSNDGGESWEKMTKGLPTTNMAKIGLAISSQSPDVLYAAIELDRRKGAMYRSTDRGVTWEKRSTTVSGATGPHYYQELYASPHKFDRLYLVDSRMQVSEDGGKTFRRMKEQNKHGDNHAIAFRPDDPDYLLVGTDGGLYESFDLEENWRFMENMPITQFYKVAVDDAEPFYNIYGGTQDNSTQGGPSRTDNAQGIQNSDWRVVLDWDGHQPATEPGNPDIMYGQRQEGTLSRIDLTTGEVVDIVPQPGVDEDYERFNWDAPIFVSPHSPTRLYFGSHRLWRSDNRGDSWKAVSGDLTRNEERFSLPIMGRLQSWDNAWDVGAMSTYNTITSIAESPQKEGLIYIGTDDGLVQMTEDGGKNWKEIEVGTLPGVPATAYVNDIKADLFDANTAYIALDNHKYGDYQPYLYKTTNGGKSWRSIKGNIPDRTLVWRIVQDHVKPELLFSATEFGIYFSVDGGEVWTKLTGGVPVISFRDLAIQRRENDLVGASFGRSFYVFDDYTVLRGVSEKQMQEEATLFPVRKTWWYIPRSHLGFYGQKGDQGADHFVSPNPPHGAVFTYYLKDDYKTLKDIRLKKEESLNEKNRDVPFPGWDALEAERRQEEPKIWISVEDRGGNVVRRVPGIAKKGFHRVAWDLRYPAPDAIELEASGEEPLFDEPSGGFLAPPGTYTATLYKQMDGKVEKLSETAQFEVVRLRKGALSGARPADVAKFWRKYEDAARSASALNLAFNNAMTKVKGMKLALANSTADAGDLDKRLHDLRMEILELEGKVSGNQSKNEPGEKTKPTITDRLFSVSRGVGQSSYGPTETNRMSLEIAMDQLTEARRDLESAREKMSELAQDLLEAGAPWIEGEPLPRR, via the coding sequence ATGAAAAATCATAAATCACCGTTCATTATTCTTTTAGCTACAGCTCTATTGAGCACCTCCCTCACGGCGCAGAGCAAGTCTGTTTGGACCGATGAAAATTTTTCAGGGCTTAAGCTGAGGAGTATCGGTCCGGCACTCATGGCGGGTAGAATTGCCGATATCGCTATCCATCCCCATGATGACAATATTTGGTATGTAGCCGTAGGATCAGGGAACGTTTGGAAAACAGTGAATGCAGGCGTCACCTGGACACCCATTTTTGATGACCAAGGCTCTTACTCCACGGGTACAGTTACCATCGATCCCAACAACCCGGAAACAGTCTGGCTGGGAACAGGTGAAAATGTGGGTGGCAGGCATATGGGTTACGGAGACGGCATATACCGTAGTGATGACGGCGGACAAAGCTGGACCAACATGGGGCTCAAGGAGTCCGAACATATATCCAGGATCATCGTTCATCCCAACAATGCCAACATCATCTGGGTAGCGGCCCAGGGACCCCTCTGGTCTAAAGGGGGTGAGCGGGGTGTATTCAAATCCATAGATGGTGGTAATAAATGGAAGCAAGTCCTGGGTGACAAGGAATGGGTAGGTGCTACGGAGATGGTTATTGATCCTCGGGATCCTGAAAGACTTTATGCCGCCACCTGGCAGAGACACAGAACCATCGCTGCCTACATGGGTGGTGGTCCCGGCACAGCACTGTACAAAAGTAATGACGGTGGGGAAAGTTGGGAGAAAATGACCAAAGGTCTGCCCACAACCAACATGGCAAAGATCGGACTCGCCATCTCTTCCCAAAGTCCAGACGTTCTTTACGCAGCCATTGAGCTGGACCGGAGGAAAGGAGCTATGTACCGTTCCACAGATCGGGGGGTCACTTGGGAGAAAAGGTCGACCACAGTCTCAGGTGCCACGGGCCCTCACTATTACCAGGAGCTCTACGCCTCACCTCACAAGTTTGACAGGCTTTATCTCGTGGATAGCCGCATGCAGGTCTCCGAAGACGGTGGTAAAACCTTCAGACGGATGAAAGAACAGAACAAGCACGGTGACAACCACGCTATCGCTTTCCGTCCAGATGATCCCGATTACCTTCTGGTGGGAACTGACGGCGGTCTGTATGAAAGTTTTGATCTAGAAGAAAACTGGCGATTCATGGAGAATATGCCTATTACACAGTTCTACAAGGTGGCGGTAGATGACGCCGAACCGTTCTATAATATCTATGGAGGCACGCAGGACAACAGCACCCAGGGCGGTCCGTCAAGAACAGACAATGCACAGGGCATTCAAAATTCTGACTGGAGGGTGGTATTGGACTGGGACGGTCACCAGCCTGCTACTGAGCCCGGTAATCCTGACATCATGTACGGACAGCGTCAGGAGGGAACGTTGTCCAGAATCGACCTAACCACCGGTGAAGTGGTGGACATTGTTCCCCAACCTGGTGTTGATGAAGACTATGAACGCTTCAACTGGGATGCGCCCATTTTTGTCAGTCCCCACTCCCCCACCCGGCTTTATTTTGGCTCACATCGGCTTTGGCGATCTGATAATAGAGGTGATAGCTGGAAAGCTGTGTCAGGTGATCTCACGCGTAACGAAGAACGTTTTTCTCTCCCAATTATGGGAAGATTACAAAGCTGGGACAATGCATGGGACGTGGGAGCCATGTCCACCTACAACACCATAACTTCCATTGCTGAATCCCCCCAAAAGGAAGGGTTGATTTATATCGGTACCGATGACGGTCTAGTCCAAATGACCGAAGACGGTGGTAAAAACTGGAAGGAAATTGAAGTGGGCACACTACCCGGTGTCCCCGCCACAGCTTATGTAAATGACATCAAAGCGGATCTCTTCGATGCCAACACCGCTTACATAGCCTTGGACAACCACAAATACGGTGATTATCAACCCTATCTCTATAAAACTACCAACGGAGGCAAGAGCTGGCGTTCCATAAAGGGAAACATTCCAGACAGGACACTGGTATGGCGCATTGTTCAGGATCATGTCAAACCTGAATTGCTATTTTCTGCCACAGAATTCGGCATCTACTTTTCTGTCGATGGAGGTGAAGTGTGGACGAAACTGACAGGTGGTGTCCCGGTTATATCGTTCCGTGATCTGGCCATTCAGCGCAGAGAGAACGATCTTGTGGGTGCTTCTTTTGGTCGGAGTTTTTATGTGTTTGACGATTACACAGTTCTTCGGGGGGTCTCTGAAAAACAGATGCAGGAGGAAGCAACACTTTTCCCGGTCCGGAAGACGTGGTGGTACATCCCCAGGTCACATCTCGGCTTTTACGGCCAAAAAGGTGATCAGGGTGCCGACCACTTCGTTTCACCCAACCCACCGCATGGTGCTGTCTTCACTTACTACCTGAAAGATGATTACAAAACATTGAAAGATATCCGGCTGAAAAAAGAAGAGTCATTAAATGAAAAAAATCGAGATGTTCCGTTCCCTGGTTGGGACGCCCTTGAGGCTGAACGGCGGCAGGAAGAACCTAAAATCTGGATCTCTGTGGAAGATCGCGGTGGCAACGTAGTCAGGCGAGTACCTGGGATTGCTAAGAAGGGATTTCATAGAGTGGCCTGGGATTTAAGATACCCGGCCCCGGATGCCATCGAATTGGAAGCCAGCGGCGAAGAACCCTTGTTTGATGAACCGTCCGGAGGCTTCCTGGCACCGCCCGGAACTTACACAGCCACCCTGTACAAACAGATGGACGGTAAAGTAGAAAAACTGTCGGAAACAGCGCAGTTTGAAGTAGTTCGTCTCAGAAAAGGGGCACTGTCTGGTGCCAGACCCGCAGATGTGGCTAAATTTTGGCGAAAGTATGAAGATGCAGCCCGCTCTGCCAGTGCGCTTAACTTGGCTTTCAATAACGCTATGACTAAAGTAAAAGGAATGAAGTTGGCATTGGCAAACTCCACTGCCGATGCCGGAGATCTTGACAAGCGTCTCCACGATCTCCGTATGGAAATTCTGGAGCTGGAAGGCAAAGTATCCGGAAACCAGTCTAAAAATGAGCCCGGTGAAAAAACAAAACCGACCATCACCGATCGCCTCTTCTCCGTATCTCGTGGCGTAGGCCAGTCCAGTTATGGTCCTACGGAAACCAACAGAATGAGCTTGGAGATCGCTATGGATCAGTTGACAGAAGCCAGGAGAGACCTGGAATCAGCACGGGAGAAAATGTCCGAACTGGCGCAGGACTTGCTTGAAGCCGGTGCACCTTGGATAGAAGGGGAACCTCTTCCTCGGCGTTAA
- a CDS encoding creatininase family protein, whose protein sequence is MRNRERLKKRNGEVFLERMRSPEIDAAIESGTTTVIVPCGAVEQHGPHLPLFMDSEHGTYLGAEVAKRLGNTLVAPTIRVGCSEHHMSFPGTISLQEDTFHAVCRDYCASLSHHGFTKICMLPSHGGNFKPLDKILDKLNGAVEEGCKVVAYTDLIELVKTWKKVVDEENGLGHRVGGHADIAESSLMLLMHPDLVRKEKAEKGFSAELDEAVIQKIIDDGFQAVTPNGILGDARGMSKEIGEKCLTALADVVADYFRDA, encoded by the coding sequence ATGAGGAATCGGGAGAGATTGAAAAAGAGGAACGGTGAAGTCTTCCTGGAACGGATGCGGTCGCCTGAAATTGACGCTGCCATTGAATCAGGCACAACCACTGTTATTGTTCCGTGTGGTGCAGTGGAACAACATGGTCCCCACCTCCCTCTTTTTATGGATTCCGAACATGGAACTTATCTGGGAGCCGAAGTGGCTAAACGCCTTGGCAATACCCTTGTGGCACCCACCATCCGGGTAGGATGTTCAGAACATCATATGAGTTTTCCGGGGACGATCTCTCTTCAGGAAGACACTTTCCACGCCGTTTGCCGTGACTATTGTGCAAGCCTCTCCCACCACGGCTTCACCAAGATATGCATGCTTCCCTCTCACGGCGGCAACTTTAAACCACTGGATAAAATCTTGGATAAATTGAACGGTGCTGTGGAAGAAGGGTGCAAAGTGGTAGCATACACCGACCTGATTGAGCTGGTTAAAACATGGAAAAAAGTCGTCGATGAGGAAAATGGTTTGGGTCATCGCGTGGGAGGTCATGCCGACATTGCCGAAAGTTCACTCATGCTTCTCATGCATCCGGATCTGGTAAGAAAAGAAAAAGCGGAAAAAGGATTTTCAGCTGAACTGGATGAAGCAGTTATCCAAAAGATCATAGATGACGGTTTCCAAGCGGTGACACCCAACGGTATTCTGGGAGACGCCCGAGGTATGTCCAAAGAGATTGGTGAAAAGTGTTTAACTGCTTTGGCAGACGTCGTCGCTGACTACTTCAGGGATGCCTAA
- a CDS encoding YdcF family protein — protein MPKREGSAVIYHYLSKILVWGLYPLTLGMGCLLLAYWFEHKRDRRLFRRFFFVGFAVLYLFSITPVQRLLVRPLRVASSKIMSEIKADAIIILGGEPARSLTGIRLFKQGVAPVIVSAGGSGELLQEEQKESHRMTDFLVEFGVPKDRIISESKSKNTRENALYTKDMMDSLNIHTIALVTSSIHMRRSVGVFSKLGYDVIPVGARLFRMPKKRERFDPFTLVPNVGNLSLSTQVIYEYFALILYKVLNWV, from the coding sequence ATGCCTAAACGGGAAGGGTCAGCTGTGATCTACCATTATCTTTCAAAGATCCTTGTCTGGGGTCTCTACCCGCTAACACTGGGGATGGGATGTCTTCTACTGGCATACTGGTTTGAGCATAAACGGGACAGGCGTCTGTTCAGACGATTTTTCTTTGTCGGCTTTGCAGTACTATATCTTTTCAGTATTACACCGGTACAGAGACTTCTTGTCCGCCCGCTTCGGGTAGCTTCTTCTAAAATAATGTCAGAGATTAAAGCTGATGCCATTATTATTCTTGGCGGTGAACCGGCACGATCGCTGACAGGAATTCGACTCTTCAAACAAGGAGTTGCCCCAGTAATCGTCTCCGCTGGTGGAAGTGGAGAACTTCTTCAGGAGGAACAGAAAGAATCTCACAGGATGACCGATTTCCTGGTGGAATTCGGCGTTCCGAAAGATCGTATCATTTCAGAATCAAAATCAAAGAACACCCGGGAGAACGCCCTTTATACTAAGGACATGATGGACAGTCTGAATATTCATACCATCGCACTAGTCACTTCATCGATACACATGCGGCGCTCAGTAGGCGTATTCTCAAAACTAGGTTATGATGTAATCCCTGTAGGAGCAAGACTCTTTCGGATGCCCAAAAAAAGAGAACGTTTTGACCCCTTCACTCTGGTCCCCAATGTAGGAAACCTTTCCCTTTCCACTCAGGTCATCTATGAGTATTTTGCTTTAATTCTTTACAAAGTTCTCAACTGGGTGTGA
- a CDS encoding M20/M25/M40 family metallo-hydrolase, producing the protein MKKYLHTMFTILLLLLLLAESHVNGQNIDQQYPVDWEMVAKIREEGFHRSELPNTLSYMTDVLGARLTNSQDMRRAQAWAMEEMKRIGLENRKIEPFMDYGVSWDNTYFSLHLLEPDYQVMVGYPIAHTPGITGRKKLDVVIADIKTKADQEKFKNKLKGKAVLATPPPIIDLTRYSEGVQRWSDEELREKAEKPIPPGPRKPRPPANPDLITNVERNTFFKEEGAVVILESRSGWPGAVRGFARPGAKIDKWAREETLAHLPIVAVNPEHYNRMYRILERDIPVKIKIEIETTVGKKVQKASNVLGEIPGSVKKNEVVMLGAHFDTWHASPNASDNTSGVAVMLEAVRILKAVGAKPRKTIRIALWSGEEQGIHGSREYVYKHFGNPDDPEIGLKPGYKKFSAYFNQDYGPGQYRGIHLQENEHVRQIFTSWMEPFKDLGMTTISSQSVGSTDHVSFDRVGLPAFQFLQDRVGGTGGHTNMDYYDTLPIDDLKKNAVIMASFVYHAAKLNEKLPRKRN; encoded by the coding sequence GTGAAGAAATACCTTCACACTATGTTTACAATTTTATTGTTACTGCTCCTGCTTGCTGAGTCACATGTCAACGGACAGAATATTGATCAACAGTACCCAGTAGATTGGGAAATGGTTGCCAAGATCCGGGAGGAAGGATTTCACCGTTCAGAGCTCCCCAACACCCTATCCTATATGACCGATGTTCTAGGCGCCCGCCTCACCAATTCACAGGACATGCGCCGGGCTCAGGCATGGGCCATGGAGGAAATGAAGCGTATTGGTCTGGAAAACAGGAAGATAGAACCGTTTATGGATTACGGCGTCAGCTGGGACAACACCTATTTTTCATTACATCTTTTGGAACCGGATTACCAGGTCATGGTCGGGTACCCCATTGCCCATACGCCGGGTATCACCGGCCGGAAAAAACTTGATGTCGTTATTGCGGATATAAAGACAAAAGCTGACCAAGAGAAGTTCAAAAACAAGCTTAAGGGAAAGGCGGTCCTGGCAACACCACCGCCAATCATTGATCTGACCCGCTACAGTGAAGGTGTCCAGCGGTGGAGTGATGAGGAGTTGCGGGAAAAGGCCGAAAAACCCATACCGCCTGGTCCCCGTAAACCTCGCCCCCCTGCCAATCCCGACCTGATTACAAATGTAGAACGGAACACTTTCTTTAAAGAAGAAGGTGCCGTGGTGATCCTTGAATCCCGTAGTGGCTGGCCCGGCGCCGTTCGCGGTTTTGCCCGACCCGGAGCCAAGATCGATAAATGGGCGCGAGAAGAAACACTGGCTCACCTGCCCATTGTCGCCGTTAACCCTGAACACTACAACCGTATGTACCGGATCCTTGAAAGAGACATCCCTGTAAAAATTAAAATAGAAATCGAAACCACGGTGGGTAAGAAAGTTCAAAAAGCCAGCAATGTTCTGGGTGAAATACCGGGGTCAGTCAAAAAGAATGAGGTAGTGATGCTGGGAGCCCATTTCGATACCTGGCACGCCAGCCCCAACGCCAGCGACAACACCTCCGGTGTGGCAGTTATGCTGGAGGCTGTCCGTATCCTGAAAGCAGTGGGCGCCAAGCCCAGGAAAACTATTCGAATTGCCCTCTGGTCAGGTGAAGAACAGGGAATCCACGGCTCCAGGGAATATGTCTACAAGCATTTCGGCAATCCTGATGACCCTGAGATCGGTTTGAAACCGGGCTATAAGAAATTTTCAGCCTATTTCAATCAAGACTATGGCCCAGGACAATACAGAGGTATTCATCTCCAGGAAAATGAACATGTTCGGCAAATCTTTACATCCTGGATGGAACCTTTTAAGGACCTTGGAATGACAACTATCTCATCTCAAAGTGTAGGGAGTACAGATCATGTATCTTTTGACCGGGTTGGCCTTCCGGCATTCCAGTTTTTGCAGGACCGTGTCGGCGGCACAGGAGGCCACACCAACATGGATTACTATGATACACTGCCCATTGATGACCTGAAAAAAAATGCTGTCATCATGGCTTCCTTTGTTTACCACGCGGCCAAGCTGAATGAAAAGTTGCCCCGGAAAAGGAATTGA
- a CDS encoding aminotransferase class V-fold PLP-dependent enzyme: protein MTTHSMSRREFARLFAMGGSAAILSHQTLLGSKPVRMTDPITSAGTVDWKTIRSQFLMPPELTVLNAANLCPSPAPVLETVYNYTKRLDSKPVPSYRAEMREVKEKTRQQLAKYLRVTPEEILITRNTSESNNWVSNGLDLRAGDEVVIFSDNHPSNNEAWKERGKRFGFTVNEVSPLNPHPGFDYYLEAFKKALTPRTRVLSFTHLSNTVGDLFPAKELCGMARKRGIITLIDGAQSLGLLDVDLSEIQPDFYSGSAHKWPCGPKETGVLFVNKSIQERFWPSIYSAYKGREGLAQTHEGLGQRDTPAIHAFGQQIKFLRKIGQEKIEERSGDIATEIIEELQKIKGVYIFTSNERALRSAVVTFRPANLEPAKVVKALEEDGIVAANLGGENWAGVRFSPHFYNSNSDVERAVGAIRRYLRKGL, encoded by the coding sequence ATGACGACACATTCCATGAGCCGTCGTGAGTTTGCCCGTCTTTTTGCAATGGGAGGTTCTGCCGCAATCCTGAGCCACCAGACATTGCTCGGTTCAAAGCCGGTAAGAATGACTGACCCAATTACGTCTGCCGGTACAGTGGACTGGAAAACTATAAGATCTCAGTTCCTCATGCCGCCTGAACTCACAGTGCTAAATGCTGCTAATCTCTGCCCGTCCCCTGCGCCGGTTCTTGAGACCGTTTACAATTACACGAAGCGCCTCGATAGTAAACCGGTACCGAGCTACCGGGCAGAGATGAGAGAGGTTAAGGAGAAGACACGTCAACAGTTGGCCAAATATCTGAGAGTAACCCCGGAAGAGATTCTAATCACACGAAACACTAGCGAGTCCAACAACTGGGTCTCCAACGGTCTCGATCTGAGAGCCGGTGATGAAGTAGTAATCTTTTCGGATAATCATCCTAGCAACAATGAGGCGTGGAAAGAGAGAGGTAAGCGATTCGGCTTCACTGTTAATGAAGTTTCTCCTCTGAATCCCCACCCCGGTTTTGACTACTACTTGGAAGCGTTTAAAAAGGCCTTGACTCCTCGCACCCGCGTCCTCTCTTTCACGCACCTGAGCAACACAGTGGGAGATCTCTTCCCCGCCAAGGAGCTTTGCGGTATGGCAAGAAAGAGGGGGATAATCACGCTGATAGACGGTGCTCAAAGCCTAGGTCTGCTGGATGTTGATCTTTCCGAGATTCAGCCCGACTTTTACTCCGGCAGCGCTCACAAGTGGCCATGCGGTCCCAAGGAGACCGGCGTTCTGTTTGTAAACAAATCTATCCAGGAGAGGTTTTGGCCTTCCATTTACAGCGCCTACAAGGGTCGTGAGGGGTTGGCCCAGACACACGAAGGACTAGGCCAGCGTGATACTCCCGCCATTCACGCCTTTGGGCAACAAATTAAGTTTCTCCGGAAAATCGGTCAGGAGAAGATCGAAGAAAGGAGCGGGGATATCGCAACCGAAATCATTGAAGAGCTTCAAAAGATAAAAGGTGTATACATCTTTACCTCGAATGAACGCGCCCTCCGTTCGGCGGTGGTCACTTTCCGCCCCGCTAACCTCGAGCCGGCGAAAGTGGTGAAAGCCCTCGAAGAGGACGGCATTGTCGCTGCTAACCTGGGAGGTGAGAATTGGGCGGGGGTTCGCTTTTCCCCCCACTTCTATAACTCAAATAGCGATGTGGAAAGGGCAGTAGGCGCCATAAGGCGCTACTTGCGAAAAGGGCTATAG